The proteins below are encoded in one region of Paralysiella testudinis:
- a CDS encoding VirB4 family type IV secretion/conjugal transfer ATPase: MIISDFLSKALKGQPAQSDFLPKVCQHVTNNIVHYKSGHVGFTIRMQGLPFDGVDDKHLFTQFVSLRLLLAGMGKTLGNRLAVWGTLQRQKINFDRQYRFDTAFCQRFTEKYLQRFQEKDYFENVFHLSVVIKTDNINSGIKEAEEQIAILMRMLEPYEPTLLSAYQNQDGVAFSEVYEFFGSLINGSHQQIPLTNIDAYQAIAGADLHFGTDVCEIRPQAGKRKFAQMWDLKDYGVSKPKILTNILTLPFEFTFTQSLIFVNPYDMQGTIRKQLNNLESAGDMAKEQMEELQEGQGKLVTGELMFGDYHAVLVVYGKTAEQAADNGARAYSAFLNAGGYRFTKAGMSAPATFFSQVPGSKERPRSFPKTTANLATTFGIHNYSYGKKTGNPLGDGSAVMPLQTVSKTVFDFNWHFSNPKEDNIGEKIAGHTLMLGATGTGKTTLQTAIVAFTERFNPSLFVMDLDRGMEIFIRAVGGNYFALEAGKPTGLNPFQLPDNPANREFLYTLVGMCGEDENGKLTATEEKQIQVAVDSLMSLSFENRHFSHLLQNIPIIPDPNSLRVRLEKWCRSENGRFAWCLDNPVNLFDPDNFWRVGFDLTEILKDNYPPTGPVFAYMFHLRNLMMKRVAEIDGILATIIEEFWFPARFKVTEEMMLKILKTDRKLGGWLILVSQSPEDAIASSIFPAIVQQTPTKVFLPNPDAEYEGSYQRCGLTYKEYEELAKLSVNSRTFLVKQSKQSAFAMLDLYGFDDDMPFLSGSSDNVELLHQIMAEYGTEPQQWERPFIDAIRARKAAKRKQVEAV, encoded by the coding sequence GTGATTATCAGCGATTTTTTGAGCAAGGCGCTGAAGGGGCAGCCGGCACAGTCGGACTTTCTGCCCAAAGTCTGCCAACACGTCACCAATAACATCGTCCATTACAAATCCGGCCATGTGGGTTTCACCATCCGCATGCAGGGCTTACCTTTTGATGGTGTGGACGACAAGCACCTTTTTACCCAGTTTGTGTCACTGCGCCTATTGTTGGCCGGGATGGGTAAAACCCTCGGTAACCGCTTGGCGGTGTGGGGGACATTGCAGCGGCAAAAAATCAATTTTGACCGCCAATACCGCTTTGATACCGCATTTTGCCAACGCTTTACCGAGAAATATTTGCAGCGTTTCCAAGAAAAAGACTATTTTGAAAACGTCTTTCACTTAAGCGTGGTGATTAAAACCGACAACATCAACAGCGGCATCAAAGAAGCGGAAGAACAAATCGCCATTTTGATGCGCATGTTGGAGCCGTATGAACCCACCTTATTGAGTGCCTATCAAAACCAAGATGGCGTGGCTTTTTCAGAAGTGTATGAGTTCTTTGGCAGCCTGATTAACGGCAGCCATCAGCAAATACCGCTGACCAATATAGATGCTTACCAAGCCATCGCCGGTGCCGATTTGCACTTTGGTACCGATGTTTGCGAAATCCGTCCACAGGCTGGCAAACGAAAGTTTGCGCAGATGTGGGATTTAAAAGACTACGGCGTCAGCAAACCGAAAATCCTCACCAATATATTGACCTTGCCGTTTGAGTTCACCTTTACCCAGAGCCTGATTTTTGTAAACCCTTACGATATGCAGGGCACCATCCGCAAACAGTTGAACAATCTGGAATCGGCCGGTGATATGGCCAAAGAGCAGATGGAAGAATTGCAGGAAGGACAAGGCAAGTTGGTTACCGGTGAACTGATGTTCGGTGATTATCATGCTGTATTGGTGGTATATGGTAAAACGGCAGAACAGGCTGCTGATAACGGTGCCCGCGCGTACTCGGCCTTCCTCAATGCCGGCGGTTACCGCTTCACCAAAGCCGGCATGTCGGCACCGGCTACCTTCTTCAGCCAAGTGCCCGGCAGCAAAGAGCGGCCACGCTCGTTTCCCAAAACCACCGCCAATCTGGCCACCACCTTCGGCATCCACAACTACTCCTACGGCAAAAAAACCGGCAACCCCTTGGGTGACGGCAGTGCCGTTATGCCGCTGCAAACCGTGTCCAAAACCGTATTTGACTTCAATTGGCATTTCTCCAATCCGAAAGAAGACAACATCGGCGAAAAAATTGCCGGCCATACCCTGATGTTGGGTGCCACCGGCACCGGTAAAACCACACTGCAAACCGCCATTGTGGCATTTACCGAACGCTTCAATCCCAGCCTGTTTGTGATGGATTTGGATCGGGGCATGGAAATTTTTATCCGTGCGGTGGGCGGGAATTATTTTGCACTGGAAGCCGGTAAACCCACCGGGCTGAATCCGTTCCAACTGCCGGACAATCCGGCCAATCGTGAGTTTCTGTACACCTTGGTGGGCATGTGCGGCGAAGATGAAAACGGCAAACTCACTGCCACCGAAGAAAAGCAGATTCAGGTAGCCGTAGACAGCCTGATGAGCCTGAGCTTTGAAAACCGCCATTTCAGCCATCTGCTGCAAAACATCCCCATCATTCCCGACCCCAACTCTTTGCGGGTGCGGTTGGAAAAATGGTGCCGCAGTGAAAACGGCCGTTTTGCTTGGTGTCTGGATAATCCGGTTAACCTGTTTGATCCCGACAACTTTTGGCGGGTGGGCTTTGACCTGACCGAAATCCTCAAAGACAACTACCCGCCCACCGGGCCGGTGTTTGCCTATATGTTCCATCTGCGCAACCTGATGATGAAACGGGTAGCCGAAATCGACGGTATTTTGGCCACCATCATCGAGGAATTCTGGTTTCCGGCACGCTTCAAGGTAACCGAAGAAATGATGCTGAAAATCCTCAAAACCGACCGCAAACTGGGTGGCTGGCTGATTCTGGTGTCGCAGTCACCGGAAGACGCCATTGCGTCGTCGATTTTTCCGGCGATTGTGCAGCAGACACCGACCAAGGTGTTTTTGCCCAACCCCGATGCGGAGTATGAAGGCAGCTACCAACGTTGCGGCCTTACCTACAAAGAGTACGAAGAATTGGCCAAGCTGTCGGTGAATAGCCGCACCTTCTTGGTCAAACAATCGAAGCAATCGGCGTTTGCCATGCTGGATTTGTACGGTTTTGACGACGACATGCCCTTCTTGTCCGGCTCGTCCGACAATGTGGAGCTATTACATCAGATTATGGCGGAGTACGGCACCGAACCGCAGCAATGGGAACGGCCGTTTATTGATGCCATTCGGGCGCGTAAAGCGGCGAAGCGCAAGCAGGTGGAGGCGGTTTAA
- a CDS encoding type IV secretion system protein, with product MQRFNKNRLTKLAAILISGSLMLSPIAATAGIPVTDAGSIAQAIQQGIQLKEQIDNQIKQITELKSQVQALTGTRNMGNLLKDTVKDQVPDEWKDLYNSATGTNYKELLKGKDYKPEDALRMLTSNYSNTIKAFEDTKKRLKNIEGLMKAIDGAQDMKAAADLQNRLAAEQAIVQNNQVKLDMMARYFEMQKEIQSAQRVTHTNCQRAKKFGWDTAGC from the coding sequence ATGCAACGTTTTAACAAAAACCGTTTAACCAAATTGGCGGCCATCTTGATTTCAGGCAGCCTGATGCTCAGTCCTATTGCTGCTACTGCCGGCATTCCTGTTACTGATGCAGGCAGTATTGCTCAAGCCATTCAGCAGGGCATTCAACTGAAAGAACAAATCGATAACCAAATCAAGCAGATTACCGAACTGAAAAGCCAGGTACAGGCGCTCACCGGCACCCGCAATATGGGTAATTTGCTCAAAGATACGGTGAAAGACCAGGTGCCGGATGAGTGGAAGGATCTGTACAACAGTGCCACCGGCACCAACTACAAAGAATTGCTCAAAGGCAAAGACTACAAGCCTGAAGATGCACTGAGAATGCTCACCAGTAATTACAGTAATACGATTAAGGCTTTTGAAGACACCAAAAAGCGTCTGAAGAATATTGAAGGCTTGATGAAGGCAATTGATGGTGCTCAAGACATGAAAGCGGCTGCCGACTTGCAGAACCGGTTGGCGGCAGAGCAGGCGATTGTTCAAAACAATCAGGTGAAACTGGACATGATGGCTCGGTATTTTGAGATGCAGAAAGAAATCCAAAGTGCCCAACGTGTCACCCACACCAACTGCCAGCGTGCCAAGAAATTTGGTTGGGATACTGCGGGTTGTTAA
- a CDS encoding type IV secretion system protein, with translation MAFTSDLFTGLANEFTTKLGDNLFTSVGSFISNIAPLFSIGFGIYILLVVMNAYGRGFDENVIDLSKRIVGWLIVIAFAFNAGQYAKLANIIYDMPEGLASMFSPKPYNISAFDASAAKLEELVAQLYKLDDSEPPWEFAFHMAVNFRIIPIVLVCGYILLGASFAYYVVAKVCLALVIMVGPLFLGSMLFPATRQYGMNWIGQCLNYTVMVVMFTILGLLQTAYFDQQIGKYLNQGVAANIVVAEGLPSMFIVVTIFFLLVAWKIPSITSALTGGASIEGAFSTVARMVMRAKFGGLGGGAGRGGGSIARGR, from the coding sequence ATGGCTTTTACCTCGGATTTGTTTACCGGGTTGGCGAATGAATTCACAACCAAGTTGGGTGACAATTTATTCACCAGTGTCGGTTCTTTTATCAGCAATATTGCACCGTTATTTTCTATCGGTTTCGGTATCTATATTTTACTGGTGGTGATGAATGCTTATGGCCGGGGTTTTGATGAAAACGTAATTGATTTATCCAAACGGATAGTCGGCTGGTTAATCGTAATTGCGTTTGCATTCAATGCCGGGCAATATGCAAAATTGGCCAACATTATTTACGATATGCCGGAAGGATTGGCATCCATGTTCAGCCCAAAGCCCTATAATATCAGTGCTTTTGATGCCAGTGCGGCAAAACTGGAAGAATTGGTCGCCCAGCTTTACAAATTGGATGACAGTGAACCGCCTTGGGAATTCGCTTTCCATATGGCGGTGAATTTCAGGATTATTCCCATCGTATTGGTGTGCGGCTATATTCTGTTGGGCGCATCATTCGCCTATTATGTTGTGGCCAAAGTCTGCTTGGCCTTGGTGATTATGGTCGGACCTTTGTTTTTGGGCAGTATGCTGTTTCCTGCTACCCGTCAATACGGCATGAACTGGATAGGCCAATGTTTAAATTATACCGTTATGGTGGTGATGTTCACTATTTTGGGCTTGTTACAGACGGCGTATTTCGATCAACAGATAGGCAAATACTTGAACCAAGGTGTGGCCGCGAATATTGTGGTGGCCGAAGGCCTGCCAAGTATGTTTATTGTCGTGACGATTTTTTTCCTGCTGGTTGCCTGGAAAATCCCTTCTATCACTTCAGCATTAACAGGAGGTGCCAGCATAGAGGGTGCATTCAGTACAGTAGCACGCATGGTCATGCGGGCAAAATTCGGCGGCTTGGGCGGCGGTGCCGGTCGTGGCGGCGGCAGCATTGCCCGCGGGCGTTAA
- a CDS encoding Fic family protein, which translates to MQRIKYIGRELALFIAHKMRDELIFNMAKLEGNTLTFAETQTVIHGISVAGKRMSELHQIEHIRDGWDEIIRQVESNRFGVDKDNFILINSIVARGENPQLGQFRTRPVSISGTEYMPPLPMLLSDAFRNMSEHYHRTPGMERAFDLFLDTARNQYFADGNKRTGQLMMNGELMSRGYAPITISPKNETRFHENLIGFYESGEKPQMIDFLIECLNDPRYAVMQQAAEPESDWDIDR; encoded by the coding sequence ATGCAACGCATTAAATACATTGGCCGCGAACTTGCCTTGTTTATCGCGCACAAGATGCGCGATGAGTTGATTTTCAATATGGCCAAATTGGAGGGCAATACGCTGACGTTTGCTGAGACTCAAACAGTCATTCACGGGATTTCTGTGGCAGGCAAGCGGATGTCGGAACTGCATCAGATTGAGCATATCCGAGACGGCTGGGATGAAATTATCCGCCAAGTAGAAAGCAACCGCTTTGGTGTAGATAAGGATAATTTTATTCTGATCAACAGCATTGTAGCCCGTGGTGAAAATCCGCAATTGGGGCAGTTCCGCACCCGTCCTGTCAGCATATCCGGTACCGAATACATGCCGCCGCTGCCCATGTTGCTTAGTGATGCATTCCGCAATATGTCGGAACACTATCACCGTACCCCGGGTATGGAGCGTGCATTCGACCTTTTTCTTGATACTGCCCGCAATCAGTATTTTGCCGATGGCAATAAACGGACCGGGCAATTGATGATGAATGGCGAATTGATGAGCCGGGGCTATGCCCCGATTACCATTTCACCCAAAAACGAAACCCGTTTTCATGAAAATCTAATCGGCTTTTACGAATCAGGGGAGAAGCCGCAGATGATTGACTTTTTGATTGAATGCTTAAATGATCCGCGTTATGCCGTCATGCAGCAGGCAGCCGAGCCGGAAAGTGATTGGGATATCGACCGTTAA